From Roseofilum capinflatum BLCC-M114:
GATGCGATCGCCTTCTCCCCATAAAACCAGTGTCGGATGAGTCACTTTCTCTACTTTATTCGCCATGTTATTGTAGCCACCACTGAGGGTAAAACTAACCATGGCTTCTGTCCAATAGGGCATCTTTAAATGCAGCGCTCCACAGAGCCGAGCATCCACAGAAGCCCATTTGCGGTCATAATAGGCTTGGACGGCTACAGACTGCCTCACCCAAGATTGACGCAGGAAGTTAGCGGCTCCATAGACCAGGGGTTTTAACCATTTAGCGGTGATGGCTTGACCGTTGGCAAATCCGGCACTATCAATTAAGACTAACTGTTCTACGGCTTCGGGGTAGCTCAGACTAAAATCGATCGCCGTTGCGCCTCCCATGGAAACACCGACTAAAATTACTGGTTTTTGAATCAGGGTTTGCCAAACGGAGTATAAATGAGTCTTGATCGCCTCTGGGTTTACGGGTAAATCGGGCCGTCTTTCCGTAAAGCCAAACCCAAATAAATCGATCGCCCAAGTCTCCTGATGTTGAGCTAACAGAGGAAGTAAGCGCCGAAATTCTAGCAGAGAACTATCAAACCCCGGTAATAAAACAATCGGAGTCCCCCCATTGCCCTGATGCACATAGGCGCTCATAATAGGTTCAGGACTTAAGGGAGTGGCGATCGCCTCCTCTTGGATCGCTTGGATCATCCGGATAGAAGTCTCTTCTGTAAAAGTATTCAGCTCAGAAGCAAAAATAGGATTCATGGAAATTAGAGCGCTTCGCGCTAGGCAATAGGCAATAGGCAATAGGCAATAGCTTACAATAGCAAGGCTTCAGAATTTAAGTCTGTCATCACCGCCTGAGCGATCGCTATCGCTTAAAATTAGTTGAGTAAAGGGAAAGTCCCGAATCAGGGTATAATAACCTAAGCTAACCTAAAATGGGTCTTCCAGAACTGGTCTCAACTGTTTATCTGATTGCTTATGAGTACCCCGATTACGATTACCGACGCTCAATTTGAATCTGAAGTCCTCAAAGCCTCTCAACCTGTCCTGGTATAC
This genomic window contains:
- a CDS encoding alpha/beta fold hydrolase, whose amino-acid sequence is MNPIFASELNTFTEETSIRMIQAIQEEAIATPLSPEPIMSAYVHQGNGGTPIVLLPGFDSSLLEFRRLLPLLAQHQETWAIDLFGFGFTERRPDLPVNPEAIKTHLYSVWQTLIQKPVILVGVSMGGATAIDFSLSYPEAVEQLVLIDSAGFANGQAITAKWLKPLVYGAANFLRQSWVRQSVAVQAYYDRKWASVDARLCGALHLKMPYWTEAMVSFTLSGGYNNMANKVEKVTHPTLVLWGEGDRILGTADAAKFEKAIPQAKLIWIERSGHTPHLEQPQKTAELILEHCSQPSLKL